One part of the Oncorhynchus clarkii lewisi isolate Uvic-CL-2024 chromosome 7, UVic_Ocla_1.0, whole genome shotgun sequence genome encodes these proteins:
- the LOC139414414 gene encoding acidic mammalian chitinase-like: MARLTVLAGLGLLLMLQIAASTKLVCHMTNWSQYRPTTGKFTPENIDPFLCTHVIYALATINSFNQVAPIEWNDETLYTSLNHLKNVNPMMKTLLSVGGTVNGLSPFIGMVSKPEGRQAFIKSAISYLRSHGFDGLNLAWEFPTQNGSPDGDRERFTKLVRELQKAFENDAKDTRLTQLLLSANVAALQPTINSSYEVALIASSLDFINVMTYDFHGHWERATGHNSPLFRSSHDSGTHYNFNVDSAITYWLDNGAPAEKLLMGFPTYGRTYRLTTSSTGLGAPTNGPADAGPYTRDAGYWSYYEVCSFTSGATIGWIDEQKVPYAVKGSSWVGYDSKESYAAKVQWLKSKNLGGASVWTLDMDDFSGAFCADGPFPLVNHLRNSLGFAPKPTTTRAPTTTPDPILSFCSGRPDGLYVNIFDNTTYFQCFRGNTYLHKCQPGLVYVDACKCCNWP; encoded by the exons ATGGCCAGACTTACTGTGCTTGCAG GTCTGGGCCTTCTGCTGATGTTGCAGATTG CTGCCTCCACCAAACTGGTGTGTCACATGACCAACTGGTCCCAGTATCGCCCAACCACTGGGAAGTTCACCCCCGAGAACATCGACCCATTCCTCTGCACCCACGTGATCTACGCCCTGGCCACCATCAACAGCTTCAACCAGGTCGCCCCTATCGAGTGGAATGACGAGACCCTCTACACGAGCCTCAACCACCTGAAGAACGT GAACCCAATGATGAAGACTCTGCTGTCTGTCGGAGGCACAGTCAACGGACTTAGCCC aTTCATTGGAATGGTGTCCAAGCCTGAGGGCCGCCAGGCCTTCATCAAGTCTGCCATCAGCTACCTGCGTTCCCATGGCTTTGACGGTCTCAACCTGGCCTGGGAGTTCCCCACTCAAAACGGCAGCCccgatggagacagggagagattcaCCAAGCTCGTCAGA GAGCTGCAGAAGGCCTTTGAGAATGACGCTAAAGACACCAGGCTGACCCAGTTGCTCCTGTCTGCCAACGTGGCTGCTCTTCAGCCCACTATCAACTCTAGCTACGAGGTGGCCCTGATCGCCAG CTCTCTGGACTTCATCAACGTGATGACCTATGACTTCCACGGACACTGGGAGAGAGCCACAGGACACAATAGCCCACTGTTCCGCAGCAGCCATGACTCGGGGACACACTACAACTTCAATGTC GACTCTGCCATCACCTACTGGCTGGACAACGGTGCTCCCGCTGAGAAGCTGCTGATGGGTTTCCCCACCTACGGCCGTACCTACCGTCTCACCACCTCCAGCACTGGCCTGGGAGCCCCCACAAACGGCCCGGCTGACGCTGGTCCCTACACCCGGGACGCAGGATACTGGTCCTACTACGAG GTCTGCTCCTTCACCTCCGGTGCCACTATCGGATGGATTGATGAGCAGAAGGTCCCCTACGCCGTCAAAGGCAGTTCCTGGGTGGGCTACGACAGCAAGGAGAGCTACGCTGCCAAG GTCCAGTGGCTGAAGTCCAAGAACCTGGGAGGAGCCTCTGTGTGGACCCTAGACATGGATGACTTCAGTGGTGCTTTCTGTGCTGATGGCCCCTTCCCTCTCGTCAACCACCTCCGCAACTCTCTGG gaTTCGCCCCCAAGCCCACCACCACTCGGGCACCCACCACCACCCCAGACCCCATCCTCAGCTTCTGCTCCGGACGCCCAGACGGCCTGTACGTCAACATCTTCGACAACACCACCTACTTCCAGTGTTTCCGTGGCAACACCTACCTGCACAAATGCCAGCCCGGCCTGGTCTATGTTGATGCCTGCAAGTGCTGCAACTGGCCATGA
- the LOC139413708 gene encoding contactin-2-like — protein MGLLLFLLSLSSLALSYAVGGDVCITGHDSGPVFEEQPSSVVYPEGLSEGKVTLNCQARASPAATYSWRVNGTDVPVGDPRYTLVAGNLVISGPQFGRDGGSYQCLAINRCGTILSRAANLKFGYLHDFPGEGRSPQTAYEGAGAFLACQPPAHYPALSYRWFVSEFPSFMKPDGGRWFVSQVTGNLYLAKAEPNDTASYFCFTTINMDISTKSTFSKANQLTVLPDANARKSAPAITVGFPAETYALTGHTTQLECFAYGNPVPKLRWRKVDGLLPSKAGASAEGPILTLPEMTFHEEGVYECEAYNSEGRDTQQGRITVQAQPEWLQVMSDSEVEISSELHWTCVAAGKPRPSIRWLRNGQPLSTQDRVEVNGGRLKVINLALEDSGMYQCVAENKHGTIYSNAELRVQVQVPDFRSNPVRRLVPAARGGQVMMECRPRAAPKPTLFWSRGTELLTNSSRVTVTPDGMLRIHNISRADEGKYTCFAENYLGKANSTGHLSVRDATKITLAPSNADINQGENVTLQCHASHDPTMDLTFTWALNGALLDLEDPGGPYHRVEGKETVGDLLIVSGHLSQAGTYSCTAQTVVDSASASAKLVVRGPPGPPGGLVVKNVAATSVELRWSRGYDNHSPIGKYVIMGHSPLSPGWKRMRTDPSNIEGNAESIRVVGLLPWMDYEFQVIASNILGSGEPSMSSHTIRTQQAAPTVAPSGLGGGGGDRNELIITWTPMAREYQNGDGFGYILAFRKQNSPTWVVERVSNVESSRYVYSNQSLSPYCLFEVKIKAYNRKGEGPFSQIAVVHSAEEEPTVAPSRINATALTAFEMQVSWDPIQHLSTNGILQGYEIRYWRQHEREASADRVRTAGLETTARVVGLRPSTRYHVTVMAYNSAGTGPASPRTTVTTRRPPPNRPPGNVSWKTDGSWVTVRWDHVKTLDNESAVLGYKVLYKHEGQSALKVLDKGKTSVTLPLPKDNGYVVLEIRSWGEGGDGAAQETIVSRDSGTGMMVQNQAGSPWSNHAPLLLTATLSITLIGLLDL, from the exons ATGGGGCTTTTGCTGTTTCTGTTGAGCCTCAGCTCCTTAGCTCTGAGCTACGCTGTCG GCGGGGACGTGTGCATAACGGGTCATGACAGTGGACCAGTGTTTGAAGAGCAGCCTAGCAGTGTGGTCTACCCAGAGGGACTCAGTGAGGGCAAAGTCACTCTCAACTGCCAGGCTAGAGCCAGTCCTGCTGCTACGTACAG CTGGCGCGTCAATGGTACAGACGTCCCTGTAGGTGACCCCCGGTACACACTGGTAGCCGGTAACCTGGTGATCAGTGGTCCCCAGTTTGGCCGTGATGGAGGCTCCTACCAGTGTCTGGCCATCAACCGCTGTGGCACCATACTCAGCCGGGCCGCCAACCTCAAATTCGGTT ACCTCCATGACTTCCCTGGGGAAGGGAGGAGCCCACAGACGGCTTACGAGGGAGCAGGTGCCTTCCTAGCCTGCCAGCCCCCCGCCCACTAcccag CTCTTTCCTACCGCTGGTTCGTTAGCGAGTTTCCTAGCTTCATGAAGCCTGACGGGGGTCGGTGGTTCGTTTCCCAGGTAACGGGCAACTTGTACCTGGCCAAGGCGGAGCCTAACGATACAGCAAGTTACTTCTGCTTCACCACCATCAACATGGACATTAGCACCAAGAGTACCTTCAGCAAGGCTAACCAGCTCACCGTGCTGCCAGATG CCAACGCCAGGAAGTCAGCTCCTGCTATCACAGTGGGTTTCCCGGCAGAGACGTACGCCCTGACAGGACACACCACCCAGCTGGAATGCTTCGCCTACGGAAA TCCTGTCCCAAAACTGCGTTGGAGGAAGGTGGATGGTCTGTTGCCGTCTAAGGCCGGGGCTAGTGCAGAGGGACCCATCCTCACACTGCCTGAGATGACTTTCCATGAAGAGGGGGTGTATGAGTGTGAGGCCTACAACTCTGAGGGCCGCGACACACAACAAGGACGCATCACCGTGCAAG CACAGCCAGAGTGGCTGCAAGTGATGAGTGACTCTGAGGTAGAGATCAGCTCTGAGCTGCACTGGACTTGTGTTGCAGCAGGCAAACCAAGACCCTCCATACGCTGGCTACGCAATGGACAGCCCCTCAGcacacag gACCGGGTGGAGGTCAATGGGGGTCGTCTGAAGGTCATCAACCTGGCCCTGGAGGATTCTGGGATGTATCAGTGTGTGGCTGAGAACAAACACGGCACCATTTACTCCAACGCTGAGCTGAGGGTGCAAG TCCAAGTTCCAGACTTCCGCTCCAACCCGGTGAGGAGGCTTGTCCCAGCAGCCCGAGGGGGGCAGGTGATGATGGAGTGTCGGCCGCGAGCCGCCCCCAAACCCACCCTGTTCTGGAGCCGCGGTACTGAGCTCCTTACCAACAGcagcag GGTGACAGTGACTCCAGACGGGATGCTGCGGATCCACAACATCAGCAGGGCCGATGAGGGGAAGTATACCTGCTTTGCTGAGAACTACCTGGGCAAGGCCAACAGCACTGGACACCTGTCTGttagag atGCTACTAAGATCACCTTGGCTCCCTCTAACGCTGACATCAACCAGGGGGAGAACGTCACGCTGCAGTGTCACGCTTCACATGACCCCACCATGGACCTCACCTTCACCTGGGCTCTCAACGGAGCTCTGCTGGACCTGGAGGACCCCGGCGGACCGTACCATCGCGTGGAGGGG AAGGAGACCGTAGGTGACCTGTTGATAGTGAGTGGTCATCTGAGTCAGGCAGGAACATACAGCTGTACAGCTCAGACTGTGGTGGACAGCGCCTCAGCCTCCGCTAAACTGGTGGTCAGAG GTCCCCCGGGACCTCCAGGTGGTTTGGTGGTGAAGAACGTTGCCGCGACGTCGGTGGAGTTGCGTTGGAGTCGTGGCTATGACAACCACAGCCCCATCGGGAAGTATGTTATCATGGGTCACTCTCCACTGTCTCCTGGTTGGAAGAGGATGAGGACAG ACCCATCTAACATTGAAGGCAATGCTGAGTCGATTCGTGTGGTTGGCCTGTTGCCATGGATGGACTATGAGTTCCAGGTCATTGCCAGTAACATCCTGGGTAGTGGAGAGCCTAGTATGTCCTCTCACACTATACGCACCCAGCAAGCAGCTCCCACAGTGGCCCCTAGTGGActaggtggaggaggaggagaccgcAACGAACTCATCATCACCTGGACG CCCATGGCCAGAGAGTACCAGAACGGAGATGGCTTCGGCTACATCCTGGCATTCCGGAAGCAGAACTCTCCAACATGGGTGGTGGAGCGTGTTTCCAACGTGGAGTCGTCTCGCTACGTTTATTCCAACCAGAGCCTGTCTCCCTACTGCCTCTTTGAGGTGAAGATCAAAGCCTACAACCGTAAAGGAGAGGGTCCCTTCAGCCAGATCGCTGTGGTGCATTCTGCAGAAGAGG AGCCCACGGTGGCACCCTCGAGGATCAATGCCACGGCTCTGACAGCATTCGAGATGCAGGTGTCGTGGGACCCCATCCAACATCTCAGCACCAACGGTATCCTCCAAGGATATGAG atcCGGTACTGGCGTCAGCATGAGCGGGAGGCATCTGCAGACCGTGTGCGTACAGCTGGGCTTGAGACCACGGCTCGCGTGGTGGGATTGAGACCCAGCACCCGGTACCATGTTACCGTAATGGCCTACAACAGCGCTGGCACAGGACCAGCCTCACCCAGAACCACTGTCACTACCAGGAGACCAC CTCCTAATCGTCCCCCTGGCAACGTGTCCTGGAAGACTGATGGCTCATGGGTAACTGTTAGGTGGGATCATGTCAAGACCCTAGACAATGAATCAGCCGTACTGGGTTACAAG GTCCTGTACAAGCACGAGGGCCAGTCTGCTCTGAAGGTTCTGGACAAGGGGAAGACGTCTGTGACCCTGCCCCTACCCAAAGACAATGGCTACGTGGTCCTGGAGATACGCTCTTGGGGGGAGGGGGGCGACGGAGCCGCACAAGAGACCATCGTCTCCCGAGACTCAG GAACTGGAATGATGGTGCAGAACCAGGCGGGATCCCCATGGTCCAATCATGCTCCTCTCCTGCTCACCGCcacactctccatcactctcattggcTTACTGGACCTGTGA